A section of the Equus caballus isolate H_3958 breed thoroughbred chromosome 21, TB-T2T, whole genome shotgun sequence genome encodes:
- the OR2BB12 gene encoding olfactory receptor family 2 subfamily BB member 12 translates to MAKRNGTATTDFILLGLFPEFQYASFLVYLILLVYLIALIGNSILIFLIWMNSYLHTPMYFLLSQLSLIDLFYISSSVPNMVINHFLGKHSISRIGCGVQMFFCLTLGGAECLLLTLMSYDRFVAVCNPLHYAIIVNPKVCLLMTVASWTGGALNSLIQTIYTMHFPVCGLKEINHFFCEMPAILKLSCEDTSDYEMVVFVVSIVFILIPFTLITASYIHIFLTVLRMNSPEGRNKALATCSAHLTVVSFYLGPGIVVYMTPGSSHTTTLDQGLSMFYTILTPTLNPLIYSLRNKEVVRALKKVLRKNLISK, encoded by the coding sequence ATGGCAAAAAGAAATGGCACAGCCACTacagatttcattcttttaggCCTCTTCCCTGAGTTTCAATATGCCAGCTTCCTGGTCTACCTCATCCTTCTGGTCTACCTCATTGCGCTCATAGGGAACTCCATCCTCATCTTCCTGATCTGGATGAACTCCtacctccacacccccatgtacttcttgCTCAGCCAGCTCTCCCTCATTGACTTGTTCTACATCTCCAGCTCAGTTCCTAATATGGTCATCAACCATTTCTTAGGAAAGCACAGTATTTCTCGCATTGGCTGTGGTGTCCAGATGTTCTTCTGCCTGACTCTAGGTGGTGCCGAGTGTCTACTCCTAACCCTTATGTCTTATGACCGATTTGTGGCTGTTTGTAACCCCCTGCACTACGCAATCATCGTGAACCCTAAGGTTTGCTTGCTAATGACCGTGGCATCATGGACTGGAGGTGCTctgaattcactcattcaaacCATCTACACCATGCATTTCCCTGTCTGTGGTCTGAAGGAGATAAATCACTTCttctgtgagatgcctgccaTCCTGAAGCTATCCTGTGAGGACACATCAGATTATGAGATGGTAGTGTTTGTGGTAAGTATAGTATTTATTCTTATCCCCTTTACCCTCATAACGGCCTCCTACATTCACATCTTCCTCACTGTTCTCAGAATGAACTCTCCTGAGGGGAGAAACAAAGCCCTGGCCACATGCTCTGCTCACCTGACTGTGGTGAGTTTCTACTTGGGGCCAGGCATAGTGGTGTATATGACACCTGGCTCCTCCCACACCACAACACTGGATCAAGGTCTCTCCATGTTCTATACCATCCTCACCCCAACGCTGAACCCCCTCATCTATagcctgaggaacaaggaggTGGTGCGGGCTCTGAAGAAGGTCCTGAGGAAAAATCTCATATCAAAATAG